Proteins from a genomic interval of Lycium ferocissimum isolate CSIRO_LF1 chromosome 2, AGI_CSIRO_Lferr_CH_V1, whole genome shotgun sequence:
- the LOC132046995 gene encoding tRNA (guanine(26)-N(2))-dimethyltransferase 1-like isoform X1: protein MGDEEKQNGNSFDINDYTIIKEGDAEILMHAKNEVFYNKTQVNNRDMSIAVLRTFISQRKQEHEAMLARRRTKAANKLSDAKAEKPGDSVQHNGESNDGSEALGETSNGESCSIPEEQTKILRGKGREELKPPRVLEALSASGLRALRYAREVEGISQVVALDNDKASVEACRRNIKFNGSVACSKVESHLADARVYMLTHPNEFDVVDLDPYGAPSVFLDSAVQSVADGGMLMCTATDMAVLCGGNGEVCYSKYGSYPLRGKYCHEMALRILLASIESHANRYKRYIVPVLSVQMDFYVRVFVRIYTSASDMKNTPLKLSYVYQCIGCDSFHLQTVGRTVSKNNSVRYLPGFGPAVAQDCSDCGKKFNMGGPIWSAPIHDQEWVAAILADVKSMKERYPAYERISAVLTTVSEELPDIPLFLSLHNLCATLKCTSPSAVIFRSAVINAGYRISGTHVNPLGLKTDAPMDVIWDIMRCWVKNHPVKAQPSDQAGSVILAKEPVLQANFSRAVASLSKAQAKKVARFLPNPERHWGPKLRAGRTITSKHVSLLGPKALNAINNHENGDGSNHEDVEEEPAAKRKKTEESVDS, encoded by the exons ATGGGCGATGAAGAGAAGCAAAACGGCAATTCCTTTGATATTAATGACTACACCATCATCAAAGAAGGAGATGCTGAGATTCTTATGCATGCTAAAAATGAAGTCTTTTACAACAAAACCCag GTGAATAACAGAGATATGTCTATAGCTGTTTTGAGGACCTTCATATCACAACGAAAGCAGGAGCATGAAGCAATGTTGGCTAGACGAAGAACCAAGGCTGCAAATAAGTTATCTGATGCTAAAGCGGAAAAGCCAGGTGATTCAGTGCAGCATAATGGTGAATCCAATGATGGATCTGAAGCCTTGGGAGAAACATCCAATGGTGAATCATGTAGCATTCCAGAGGAACAGACTAAAATTCTACGGGGAAAAGGCCGAGAAGAACTAAAGCCTCCACGAGTTCTCGAG GCTCTCTCAGCTTCTGGATTGAGGGCTTTAAGGTATGCTCGTGAAGTAGAAGGAATTAGCCAGGTCGTGGCCCTTGACAATGATAAAG CCTCTGTGGAAGCTTGCAGgagaaacataaaatttaatGGTTCAGTGGCATGCTCGAAGGTGGAGTCTCACCTTGCTGATGCGAGGGTTTATATGCTTACCCACCCAAACGAATTTGATGTG GTTGATCTTGATCCTTATGGAGCACCTTCTGTGTTCTTGGACTCAGCAGTTCAATCTGTTGCTGATGGAGGGATGTTAATGTGTACCGCAACTGATATGGCAGTGTTATGTGGAGGAAATGGAGAAGTTTGCTATTCCAA ATACGGCTCCTATCCTTTGAGAGGAAAATATTGCCATGAAATGGCTTTGCGGATCCTTCTTGCGTCTATTGAG AGCCATGCAAATCGATATAAAAGATATATAGTTCCGGTATTATCTGTTCAGATGGATTTCTATGTTCGCGTTTTTGTTCGTATATACAC TTCTGCAAGTGATATGAAAAATACTCCTTTGAAGCTCTCATATGTCTATCAATGCATTGGCTGTGACTCGTTTCATCTTCAGACAGTTGGGAGAACTGTCTCAAAG AATAACAGTGTCAGATACCTCCCTGGATTTGGCCCTGCCGTTGCTCAAGATTGTAGTGATTGTGGTAAGAAATTCAACATGGGTGGACCCATATGGTCTGCCCCAATCCATGATCAAGAGTGGGTAGCTGCCATACTTGCAGATGTGAAGTCAATGAAGGAACGGTATCCTGCGTATGAGCGAATCTCTGCTGTGTTGACAACTGTATCAGAG GAGTTACCTGATATTCCTCTGTTTCTGAGTTTGCACAATCTCTGTGCAACACTGAAATGCACTTCTCCCTCAGCAGTAATATTTCGCTCTGCGGTGATCAACGCAGGATATCGCATATCAGGGACTCATGTGAATCCTTTGGGGTTGAAAACAGATGCCCCTATGGATGTCATTTGGGATATCATGCGTTGCTGG GTCAAAAATCATCCCGTGAAAGCTCAACCATCTGACCAGGCTGGAAGTGTGATTCTTGCTAAGGAACCTGTTCTGCAG GCTAATTTTTCTCGGGCTGTTGCATCCCTTAGCAAGGCACAGGCCAAGAAGGTTGCTCGTTTCCTCCCTAATCCGGAAAGGCATTGGGGTCCAAAACTAAGGGCAGGCCGAAC
- the LOC132046995 gene encoding tRNA (guanine(26)-N(2))-dimethyltransferase 1-like isoform X2, giving the protein MGDEEKQNGNSFDINDYTIIKEGDAEILMHAKNEVFYNKTQVNNRDMSIAVLRTFISQRKQEHEAMLARRRTKAANKLSDAKAEKPGDSVQHNGESNDGSEALGETSNGESCSIPEEQTKILRGKGREELKPPRVLEALSASGLRALRYAREVEGISQVVALDNDKASVEACRRNIKFNGSVACSKVESHLADARVYMLTHPNEFDVVDLDPYGAPSVFLDSAVQSVADGGMLMCTATDMAVLCGGNGEVCYSKYGSYPLRGKYCHEMALRILLASIESHANRYKRYIVPVLSVQMDFYVRVFVRIYTSASDMKNTPLKLSYVYQCIGCDSFHLQTVGRTVSKNNSVRYLPGFGPAVAQDCSDCGKKFNMGGPIWSAPIHDQEWVAAILADVKSMKERYPAYERISAVLTTVSEELPDIPLFLSLHNLCATLKCTSPSAVIFRSAVINAGYRISGTHVNPLGLKTDAPMDVIWDIMRCWVKNHPVKAQPSDQAGSVILAKEPVLQANFSRAVASLSKAQAKKVARFLPNPERHWGPKLRAGRTITSKHVSLLGPKALNAINNHENGDGSNHEDVEEEPAAKQ; this is encoded by the exons ATGGGCGATGAAGAGAAGCAAAACGGCAATTCCTTTGATATTAATGACTACACCATCATCAAAGAAGGAGATGCTGAGATTCTTATGCATGCTAAAAATGAAGTCTTTTACAACAAAACCCag GTGAATAACAGAGATATGTCTATAGCTGTTTTGAGGACCTTCATATCACAACGAAAGCAGGAGCATGAAGCAATGTTGGCTAGACGAAGAACCAAGGCTGCAAATAAGTTATCTGATGCTAAAGCGGAAAAGCCAGGTGATTCAGTGCAGCATAATGGTGAATCCAATGATGGATCTGAAGCCTTGGGAGAAACATCCAATGGTGAATCATGTAGCATTCCAGAGGAACAGACTAAAATTCTACGGGGAAAAGGCCGAGAAGAACTAAAGCCTCCACGAGTTCTCGAG GCTCTCTCAGCTTCTGGATTGAGGGCTTTAAGGTATGCTCGTGAAGTAGAAGGAATTAGCCAGGTCGTGGCCCTTGACAATGATAAAG CCTCTGTGGAAGCTTGCAGgagaaacataaaatttaatGGTTCAGTGGCATGCTCGAAGGTGGAGTCTCACCTTGCTGATGCGAGGGTTTATATGCTTACCCACCCAAACGAATTTGATGTG GTTGATCTTGATCCTTATGGAGCACCTTCTGTGTTCTTGGACTCAGCAGTTCAATCTGTTGCTGATGGAGGGATGTTAATGTGTACCGCAACTGATATGGCAGTGTTATGTGGAGGAAATGGAGAAGTTTGCTATTCCAA ATACGGCTCCTATCCTTTGAGAGGAAAATATTGCCATGAAATGGCTTTGCGGATCCTTCTTGCGTCTATTGAG AGCCATGCAAATCGATATAAAAGATATATAGTTCCGGTATTATCTGTTCAGATGGATTTCTATGTTCGCGTTTTTGTTCGTATATACAC TTCTGCAAGTGATATGAAAAATACTCCTTTGAAGCTCTCATATGTCTATCAATGCATTGGCTGTGACTCGTTTCATCTTCAGACAGTTGGGAGAACTGTCTCAAAG AATAACAGTGTCAGATACCTCCCTGGATTTGGCCCTGCCGTTGCTCAAGATTGTAGTGATTGTGGTAAGAAATTCAACATGGGTGGACCCATATGGTCTGCCCCAATCCATGATCAAGAGTGGGTAGCTGCCATACTTGCAGATGTGAAGTCAATGAAGGAACGGTATCCTGCGTATGAGCGAATCTCTGCTGTGTTGACAACTGTATCAGAG GAGTTACCTGATATTCCTCTGTTTCTGAGTTTGCACAATCTCTGTGCAACACTGAAATGCACTTCTCCCTCAGCAGTAATATTTCGCTCTGCGGTGATCAACGCAGGATATCGCATATCAGGGACTCATGTGAATCCTTTGGGGTTGAAAACAGATGCCCCTATGGATGTCATTTGGGATATCATGCGTTGCTGG GTCAAAAATCATCCCGTGAAAGCTCAACCATCTGACCAGGCTGGAAGTGTGATTCTTGCTAAGGAACCTGTTCTGCAG GCTAATTTTTCTCGGGCTGTTGCATCCCTTAGCAAGGCACAGGCCAAGAAGGTTGCTCGTTTCCTCCCTAATCCGGAAAGGCATTGGGGTCCAAAACTAAGGGCAGGCCGAAC
- the LOC132046996 gene encoding uncharacterized protein LOC132046996 isoform X1, translated as MGKRARIPTEKAAMAQENAKKGGGGKKKKDSQVPVQKEACIVAEVVSEQNGSNGLEMTQLEELQIVEHLEESPMPTETIIETTIPLSMGNSEVRTRVAVNMGNSESKTESSRRLSWADEVEAELETRPSVWDNFSITKISNAGFKLDYVAPELHEEVPVCEIDLENISSEILYWKNVIVCYVLGAHPPFSVLNGFVQRQWAKHGINKVSMLKNEIVLVRFESEIGKNEVLQGGIYHFDNKSFIVKAWNPDMEFIIEELYTVPIWVKLPGLDFKYWGPKRLSKIGSLIGKPLMVDRNTEKKIGLNCVKLLIEVDIDTPLPEKVFFRSKRGYLLEQKVSMTGNQHFANFVVNMAIMKRRVRRRTLHPQQIQSQK; from the coding sequence ATGGGTAAGAGAGCTCGTATTCCGACAGAGAAGGCAGCAATGGCTCAGGAAAATGCTAAGAAAGGTGGTGgagggaagaagaagaaagatagtCAAGTTCCAGTTCAAAAGGAAGCTTGTATTGTAGCTGAGGTGGTGAGTGAACAAAATGGTAGTAATGGATTAGAAATGACGCAGTTGGAAGAACTCCAGATCGTAGAACATTTGGAGGAGAGTCCGATGCCGACTGAAACTATAATTGAGACAACAATTCCACTATCCATGGGAAATTCGGAGGTACGCACCCGCGTAGCAGTAAATATGGGGAATAGCGAATCCAAAACGGAATCTAGCCGAAGACTGTCCTGGGCAGATGAAGTGGAGGCTGAATTAGAAACGAGGCCATCAGTATGGGACAACTTCTCTATCACAAAGATCTCTAACGCTGGTTTTAAGCTGGATTATGTTGCTCCAGAACTTCATGAAGAGGTACCTGTTTGTGAAATTGATTTAGAGAATATTAGTTCAGAAATTCTCTATTGGAAAAATGTGATAGTATGTTATGTGCTGGGGGCTCACCCCCCATTTTCTGTATTGAATGGTTTTGTACAAAGGCAGTGGGCCAAGCATGGTATTAATAAGGTGTCGATGCTGAAAAATGAAATTGTCCTGGTTAGGTTTGAAAGTGAGATAGGGAAGAATGAGGTACTACAAGGGGGAATCTATCACTTTGATAACAAATCGTTCATCGTCAAAGCGTGGAATCCAGATATGGAATTTATAATAGAAGAGTTGTATACTGTGCCTATTTGGGTGAAACTACCTGGATTGGACTTTAAATACTGGGGTCCTAAACGGCTTAGTAAAATTGGAAGTCTGATAGGAAAGCCATTGATGGTTGATCGAAACACTGAAAAGAAGATAGGTTTAAATTGTGTCAAATTATTGATAGAGGTGGATATAGACACACCTCTTCCTGAGAAGGTTTTCTTTAGGTCTAAGAGGGGGTACTTGTTAGAACAAAAAGTCAGTATGACTGGAAACCAACACTTTGCAAATTTTGTAGTAAATATGGCCATAATGAAGAGGCGTGTAAGAAGAAGAACCCTGCACCCACAACAAATACAGTCACAGAAGTAG